One segment of Leptospirillum ferrooxidans C2-3 DNA contains the following:
- a CDS encoding prepilin-type N-terminal cleavage/methylation domain-containing protein, which yields MNHSRRLSDNAFTLIEVMVALFIFSVAVIALLAIRTNALQLDERARDEVEMTILANRKMSEIVGQGFAPVGDVSGGFGKEHKDYRWEEIVTASPLPIIRQVTVKISKKTGKGKIVVTLVSYISGIQ from the coding sequence ATGAACCATTCCAGGCGATTGTCGGACAATGCCTTCACTCTCATAGAAGTCATGGTCGCCCTGTTCATTTTTAGTGTAGCAGTCATTGCCCTTCTGGCGATCAGGACGAATGCGTTACAACTCGATGAGAGAGCTCGCGATGAAGTTGAAATGACCATATTGGCTAACAGGAAAATGTCGGAAATCGTGGGACAGGGCTTTGCCCCTGTTGGAGATGTATCCGGAGGTTTTGGAAAAGAACATAAAGACTATCGGTGGGAAGAAATTGTGACGGCTTCTCCATTGCCGATCATTCGGCAGGTCACTGTCAAGATTTCCAAGAAAACAGGCAAGGGAAAAATTGTCGTCACTCTTGTTTCCTACATTTCCGGTATTCAGTAA
- a CDS encoding type II secretion system protein GspJ, giving the protein MVHREFPQKFKIPHEKDGGFTLIEVLVAFMIFAMILGLLFGAVESTQKVLSIANNGNRIFENVQSALFRIHEEILSTYINPNDPLTYFIGNPQSAGDEETDTLMFTSLGQTRLMQNAPVSHLMGVQYVLLPEKKEGEYVLAHEQDTNLLSYGTQAVQAEPLLHHVLSLRLFYFDSHEWVNQWNSTQSHLLPVYVKLVLKVRAGKNGERTFTDVVPVPLSTMMQTQGGSVSSVGGF; this is encoded by the coding sequence ATGGTTCACCGGGAGTTTCCTCAAAAATTCAAAATCCCTCATGAGAAGGATGGCGGATTCACCCTGATTGAAGTTCTTGTGGCATTCATGATTTTTGCCATGATCCTCGGCTTGCTGTTTGGAGCGGTGGAAAGCACTCAAAAGGTCCTGTCAATCGCAAATAACGGAAACAGGATCTTTGAAAATGTTCAGAGCGCCCTGTTTCGCATTCATGAAGAAATTCTTTCAACCTACATCAATCCGAACGATCCGCTCACCTATTTTATTGGGAATCCTCAAAGTGCGGGAGATGAAGAAACGGATACCCTGATGTTCACATCGCTGGGCCAGACAAGACTGATGCAAAATGCTCCGGTTTCCCACCTGATGGGGGTTCAGTATGTCCTTCTTCCGGAAAAGAAAGAAGGAGAATATGTACTGGCCCATGAACAGGATACCAACTTGTTAAGTTATGGAACCCAGGCCGTTCAGGCTGAACCCCTGCTCCACCATGTGTTGTCTTTACGTTTGTTTTATTTTGACAGCCATGAATGGGTTAACCAGTGGAACTCAACACAGAGCCACCTTCTCCCTGTCTACGTCAAGCTGGTCCTTAAGGTCAGAGCGGGGAAAAACGGAGAAAGAACATTTACAGATGTGGTTCCTGTCCCATTATCCACGATGATGCAGACTCAAGGAGGAAGCGTTTCCTCTGTAGGAGGTTTCTGA
- the dnaB gene encoding replicative DNA helicase codes for MKNVRKSGHEVFRNLPQSIEAEKSFLGSILLNNEVLTQIGDSVKEEDFILDAHRKIYQVMREMAEVQHPIDPVTLSDRLKKKGWDGLTGAPQYIEDLSYIVPTAANAKHYARLLTEKGIYRKLILAAEDIAQKGYEETEEVESLLDLAERKILEIGSHKNSGGFVKVGDVPYLDTQFKKLEELRSREIADAVIGLPTGFIDLDRMTTGLYPSDLIIVAGRPAMGKTAFAMGIAQYVSFDLRLPVGIFSLEMSKEQLFMRLISSQSRVDAWKLRTGQLPSDDWRAVMQAFGEASDVPLFIDDSGDLSVYELRARARRLKAQNKNLSLIVVDYLQLVKGSQRTDNREQEISEISRSLKALAKELNLPVIALAQLSRSVENRPKDKKPILSDLRESGAIEQDADIVLFIYRDEVYNKENLENKGKAEVIIGKQRNGPIGSVNLAFLGHCTRFENLAYGYDNMDGGE; via the coding sequence ATGAAAAATGTCAGAAAATCCGGTCATGAAGTTTTTCGGAATCTTCCCCAGAGTATAGAGGCCGAAAAATCCTTTCTGGGATCAATCCTTCTCAATAATGAAGTTCTGACCCAGATCGGAGACAGCGTCAAGGAGGAAGACTTTATCCTTGACGCCCATCGAAAAATCTATCAGGTCATGAGGGAAATGGCAGAAGTCCAGCATCCGATTGATCCTGTGACTTTGTCGGATCGATTGAAGAAAAAGGGCTGGGATGGGCTGACCGGAGCCCCTCAGTATATAGAAGACTTAAGCTATATTGTTCCAACTGCTGCCAACGCAAAACACTATGCACGGCTTTTGACTGAAAAGGGGATTTACCGGAAGCTGATTCTGGCGGCAGAAGATATCGCGCAGAAAGGGTATGAGGAAACAGAGGAGGTCGAGTCCCTCCTTGATCTCGCCGAAAGAAAGATTCTTGAAATCGGTTCCCATAAAAACTCTGGTGGTTTTGTAAAAGTGGGGGATGTTCCTTATCTTGATACCCAGTTCAAGAAGCTTGAGGAGCTTCGCTCACGGGAGATCGCAGATGCCGTGATTGGCCTTCCTACCGGATTTATTGACCTCGACAGAATGACGACTGGGCTTTATCCCTCTGATCTGATTATTGTGGCAGGGCGACCTGCCATGGGAAAAACAGCGTTCGCCATGGGAATTGCCCAATACGTCTCATTTGATCTGAGATTGCCTGTTGGGATCTTTTCACTGGAAATGTCGAAGGAACAACTTTTCATGCGACTTATCAGCTCCCAGAGCCGTGTTGATGCATGGAAGCTTCGGACAGGGCAGCTTCCGAGTGATGACTGGCGAGCGGTTATGCAGGCCTTTGGAGAAGCGAGCGACGTCCCGCTTTTTATCGATGATTCCGGAGATCTTTCTGTTTACGAACTAAGGGCCAGAGCCAGAAGACTCAAGGCTCAAAATAAAAATCTCTCCCTGATTGTGGTGGATTATCTCCAGTTGGTGAAAGGTTCTCAAAGAACGGATAACCGTGAACAGGAAATCTCTGAGATTTCCCGTTCACTCAAGGCCTTGGCGAAAGAGCTGAACTTGCCGGTCATCGCGCTTGCCCAGTTATCACGATCCGTTGAGAATCGCCCCAAAGACAAAAAGCCCATTCTTTCTGATCTCAGGGAGTCGGGTGCCATTGAGCAGGATGCCGATATCGTTCTTTTTATCTATAGGGACGAGGTTTATAACAAGGAAAATCTGGAAAACAAGGGCAAGGCTGAAGTGATCATCGGAAAACAAAGGAATGGCCCGATCGGATCGGTCAATCTCGCATTCCTTGGCCACTGCACAAGGTTCGAAAACCTCGCCTATGGTTATGACAATATGGATGGGGGAGAGTAG
- a CDS encoding prepilin-type N-terminal cleavage/methylation domain-containing protein encodes MKTLFSEKCDRGWTLIEIVIVLFVISLVFAIVSPHLKLQKTPGLREVSLKIAGEYRALYWEAISRQQVLRLKYDLDKGTVSAFRMAPDGSLKPVSIRGISVWSIAPKVRFTRIHTLHQGRVESGRTFTQFFPTGAVEPTTIHLSDRHSHSMTITVNPVNGRTHIFKGDVEAPSLPPLLPGGVGNGAFMGAG; translated from the coding sequence CTGAAGACACTCTTCTCCGAAAAATGCGATAGAGGATGGACATTGATTGAAATCGTTATTGTCCTTTTTGTGATCAGCCTTGTCTTTGCGATTGTTTCTCCCCATCTGAAACTTCAAAAGACACCAGGACTCAGAGAGGTCTCCCTGAAAATCGCCGGAGAATACCGGGCTCTTTATTGGGAAGCCATTTCCAGACAACAGGTTCTCAGGTTGAAATATGATCTTGACAAAGGCACCGTATCCGCCTTCAGGATGGCACCGGATGGATCCTTGAAACCCGTATCGATCCGCGGCATCTCTGTATGGAGCATAGCTCCAAAAGTTCGCTTCACCCGCATTCACACACTTCATCAGGGACGGGTCGAATCGGGAAGAACCTTTACCCAATTTTTCCCAACAGGAGCGGTAGAACCGACAACGATCCATCTCTCTGACCGACACTCCCACTCCATGACCATAACGGTCAATCCTGTCAATGGTCGAACACATATCTTCAAGGGCGATGTCGAAGCCCCTTCCCTTCCCCCATTGCTTCCTGGCGGAGTCGGAAACGGAGCCTTCATGGGGGCAGGATGA
- the tnpA gene encoding IS200/IS605 family transposase, which translates to MDNKDEIRKGRTCTFSIIVELVFFAVRKSEVFDKHALAVLETVFKNVCEDFQANMIQMRGESDHVHLLVSIPPKVSVSMLVNSLKCVSSRLLKKERKDLASKYWNGVLWSPSYIARSHMGSFGKTFENCSEEELL; encoded by the coding sequence ATGGATAATAAAGACGAAATTCGTAAAGGTAGAACATGTACTTTCTCAATTATTGTTGAGTTGGTCTTCTTTGCGGTTAGAAAAAGCGAAGTTTTTGACAAACACGCTTTGGCTGTTCTCGAGACTGTTTTCAAAAATGTTTGTGAGGATTTTCAAGCCAACATGATCCAGATGAGGGGAGAGTCGGATCATGTGCATCTTCTTGTGTCGATTCCCCCAAAAGTTTCTGTATCAATGCTCGTCAACAGCTTGAAGTGCGTATCAAGTCGTCTTCTGAAAAAAGAGCGGAAAGATCTGGCTTCAAAATACTGGAATGGGGTGCTTTGGTCGCCAAGTTATATTGCTCGTTCCCATATGGGAAGTTTCGGGAAAACATTTGAAAACTGCTCGGAAGAAGAATTGTTGTGA